A genome region from Penaeus chinensis breed Huanghai No. 1 chromosome 15, ASM1920278v2, whole genome shotgun sequence includes the following:
- the LOC125032860 gene encoding glutamate receptor ionotropic, delta-2-like: MSNMSSKPCLKLGIGTYLPYMIVSGPDDNPIVGGSQPVVLDIIFNHLGYCYEYVVEPSRAGGIKLPNGTWTGVIGLLLRGGIDMTGIGMALTHDRYQDLDGTDFLYIDGWSAGFKTPVLQSDISGFIKPFSGYVRSIVGVLVTTWFVHMARETIVSPRNPRAGESASPSDNERHGTPSVTDESALWTIAVFLAQSVTKMPRGNSVRVMTGVWLLVSLILNTVYRSNLKAMLILPKIVLPFDSTEELAESRIPTWVPRGSAMHTAGLKSPPESALAKILENSNSLDVPTDVPWGISDTIAGKHAMTSPRASITYIMHTTFSKTGQCLLYTMSEDLVGMVQISILLRKGSPLKPKLNSVIRRLREFGILDHEYKKQVANATECLKPIGSRGTRKLRSLDLGDFYGVFMLYAGGALMALVSFLMELVLRNAKLSVEPDSDIKHETAEDSTPSRMKLPHNRSLDLSTKE; encoded by the exons ATGAGCAATATGAGCTCGAAGCCCTGTTTGAAGCTCGGCATTGGGACG TACCTGCCGTATATGATTGTCTCCGGCCCGGACGATAACCCTATTGTGGGAGGCAGCCAGCCGGTGGTTCTGGATATTATTTTCAACCACCTTGGATACTG cTACGAGTATGTCGTGGAGCCATCTCGTGCGGGAGGAATCAAACTACCCAATGGTACCTGGACCGGGGTGATTGGCCTGCTCTTAAGGGGG GGAATCGACATGACCGGCATCGGGATGGCCCTCACGCACGACCGATATCAGGACCTTGATGGAACTGATTTCTTGTACATCGACGGGTGGTCAGCGGGCTTCAAGACGCCTGTCCTGCAGTCGGATATCAGCGGCTTCATCAAACCATTCTCGGGTTATGTAAGAT CAATAGTGGGCGTGTTGGTAACCACTTGGTTCGTCCACATGGCACGCGAAACGATTGTGTCACCGAG AAACCCGAGAGCCGGAGAGTCGGCTTCCCCTTCGGACAACGAGCGCCACGGGACACCGAGCGTCACGGACGAATCCGCGCTGTGGACCATCGCTGTGTTTTTGGCTCAGT CCGTCACCAAGATGCCTCGTGGGAACTCAGTGCGGGTCATGACGGGGGTCTGGCTCCTGGTCTCGCTCATCCTCAACACCGTCTACCGCTCCAACCTCAAGGCCATGCTCATCCTGCCGAAGATCGTCCTCCCCTTCGACAGCACCGAGGAACTGGCGGAGTCGAGGATCCCCACCTGGGTACCGAGAGGCTCTGCGATGCACACTGCTGGCTTG AAATCCCCACCGGAGTCAGCCTTGgccaaaattctcgaaaactccAATAGCCTGGACGTGCCCACAGACGTACCTTGGGGTATCAGTGACACGATCGCAGGAAAGCATGCCATGACCTCTCCTCGAGCGTCTATTACGTACATAATGCATACAACGTTTTCGAAG ACCGGCCAGTGTCTGCTGTACACCATGTCAGAAGACCTCGTTGGCATGGTTCAGATCTCCATTTTACTCCGGAAGGGTTCGCCACTCAAGCCAAAGTTGAATTCTGT AATTCGGCGCCTCCGCGAGTTCGGGATCCTGGACCACGAGTACAAGAAGCAAGTCGCCAACGCCACCGAGTGCCTCAAGCCCATCGGTTCCCGGGGCACCAGGAAGCTCCGGTCCCTCGACCTCGGCGACTTCTACGGCGTCTTCATGCTGTACGCTGGAG GGGCTCTGATGGCATTGGTCTCCTTCCTGATGGAACTCGTGTTACGCAATGCTAAACTCTCCGTGGAACCCGACAGCGACATCAAGCATGAGACTGCTGAAGACTCTACACCGTCAAGGATGAAATTACCGCACAATCGTAGTCTTGATCTAAGTACGAAGGAGTGA
- the LOC125032861 gene encoding glutamate receptor ionotropic, kainate 3-like: MTNSSTRPCLRLGIGPFMPYMYVDGPDDNPIVTGILPAILDIIFNHLGYCYEYVTVPSRSGGFRLPNGSWTGLVNMLLQKEFDMSGLPLALTHERYQALDMTEFLYIETWTAGFKRPVVQSDISGFVKPFSEYVWLFIVAAILGVLATIWIVYTSHESIVKSKNRGGRAESDHEGTPNVTQESVLWTIALFLAQSVTKLPRGNSVRVMTGVWLLVSLILTTVYRSNLKAMLILPKVVLPFDSPEELAESRIPTWIPRGSAMHTAGLKSDISPPGSALARVLQHSISLDQSMDISWGVRDMIAGKHAMISPRGSLITIMHDTFSKTGQCFYYVMSEDLLGTVQLSILLRKDSPLKAELDPIIRRLREFGILDHEYKKQVANATECLKPIGSQGARQLRPLDLGDFYGVFMLYAGGEDVPER, from the exons ATGACCAACTCAAGCACTAGGCCTTGTCTGAGGCTGGGTATTGGTCCA TTTATGCCGTATATGTACGTGGACGGTCCGGACGACAACCCTATTGTGACAGGCATCCTGCCAGCGATCTTGGACATTATCTTCAACCACCTGGGATATTG TTACGAGTATGTGACGGTGCCCAGTCGCTCAGGGGGTTTCAGACTACCCAATGGCTCGTGGACAGGTCTCGTTAACATGCTTTTACAAAAG GAGTTTGATATGTCCGGCCTCCCCTTAGCCCTCACCCACGAGCGATATCAGGCCCTGGATATGACCGAATTCTTGTACATCGAAACCTGGACAGCGGGCTTCAAGAGACCGGTCGTGCAGTCGGATATCAGCGGCTTCGTCAAACCTTTCTCGGAATAT GTTTGGTTGTTCATCGTAGCAGCAATATTAGGTGTGTTGGCAACCATCTGGATCGTCTACACGTCCCATGAGTCAATCGTGAAATCAAA AAATAGAGGCGGAAGAGCTGAAAGTGATCACGAGGGAACACCAAACGTCACACAGGAGTCTGTGCTTTGGACAATTGCTTTGTTTTTGGCTCAGT CCGTCACCAAGTTGCCTCGTGGGAACTCAGTGCGGGTCATGACAGGGGTCTGGCTCCTGGTCTCGCTCATCCTCACCACCGTCTACCGCTCCAACCTCAAGGCCATGCTCATCCTGCCGAAGGTCGTCCTCCCCTTCGACAGCCCCGAGGAACTGGCGGAGTCGAGGATCCCCACTTGGATACCGAGAGGCTCTGCGATGCACACTGCTGGCTTG AAAAGTGAC ATATCCCCTCCTGGCTCAGCACTGGCTCGAGTCCTTCAGCATTCCATCAGCCTCGACCAGTCCATGGACATATCATGGGGAGTGAGGGACATGATAGCAGGGAAGCATGCCATGATATCTCCCCGGGGATCACTTATAACCATAATGCACGACACATTTTCCAAG ACTGGACAATGTTTTTATTACGTCATGTCTGAAGATCTCCTGGGGACGGTGCAGCTCTCAATTCTACTACGGAAGGATTCACCTCTCAAAGCAGAGTTGGATCCCAT AATTCGGCGCCTCCGCGAGTTCGGGATCCTGGACCACGAGTACAAGAAGCAAGTCGCCAACGCCACCGAGTGCCTCAAGCCCATCGGGTCCCAGGGCGCCAGGCAGCTCCGGCCCCTCGATCTCGGCGACTTCTACGGCGTCTTCATGCTGTACGCTGGAGGTGAGGACGTGCCT gaGCGCTAA